The following proteins are co-located in the Microplitis demolitor isolate Queensland-Clemson2020A chromosome 5, iyMicDemo2.1a, whole genome shotgun sequence genome:
- the LOC103575843 gene encoding transcription elongation factor 1 homolog — protein MGRRKSKRKPPSRKKAIEPLDTQFNCPFCNHEKSCEVKMDKARNTARITCRVCLEDFQTTINLLSEPLDVYNDWIDACENAN, from the exons ATGGGAcgaagaaaaagtaaaaggaAGCCACCGAGTAGAAAAAAAGCTATTGAGCCTCTTGATACACAATTTAATTGTCCATTTTGTAATCACGAAAAATCATGTGAGGTTAAAAT ggaTAAAGCAAGAAATACAGCACGAATAACATGTAGAGTATGTCTTGAAGATTTTCAAACTACGATCAATTTATTATCCGAACCACTAGATGTTTATAATGATTGGATTGATGCCTGTGAAAATGCcaactaa